From a single Scylla paramamosain isolate STU-SP2022 chromosome 28, ASM3559412v1, whole genome shotgun sequence genomic region:
- the LOC135114821 gene encoding uncharacterized protein LOC135114821 isoform X1, which produces MEDDLQAGECSPLEPLILPPGVTPEIAARLTTGILMRRAYCSTTPWTQWLLLASVRILHGHGTPTLDSVSLHLLQGSLDEKLSNGDLSVDVEDAIPHVDAEEMKENTKNFEIGNTADDIAVPCTEDHIDGDGDLVNTLNVEPSPPSMKGTAAEEEVSEKISFIEKEKIADNTTIPFTGDCIDAYTDLESTVNVNESNLEPSCNSMQSTVTEDKNILEISFTPLKRSTPRTSLVPLPQNYLCENENSFDVSHHSPKDSNISDIKHNQQRCSVSPNKDKICLQVNPSLLAEHGPDVEQNSIVTIQDYHKKHGLSEDNASTELNNTCKKHHLTSDVMLSETDNAPCNSASTLIKKSVSIQGSLIKKSVSVQVNPRKLGILTTKWVQVKGPRLTEVGVQADALPSYEIERAENFDAQIAVSGCAGPFPKVFADKEVQTIIQKKRDKNSQTSEVDLKEENQSSQPLWNIISLSGLPKRKKNSAPGKKPKMKSIAVDDNEKKNALDNGLEDSNAEKSITKGKRLFHGHPMVKGKMAKPVEIPLDAVVSLQDPAFQDPRLISN; this is translated from the exons ATGGAAGATGACCTCCAAGCGGGGGAGTGCAGCCCCCTGGAgcctcttatccttcctccaGGAGTCACTCCAGAGATAGCCGCCAGG CTCACAACTGGTATCCTGATGAGACGAGCTTACTGCTCCACCACTCCATGGACTCAATGGCTCCTCCTTGCCTCTGTCAGAATCCTGCATGGCCATGGAACTCCTACATTGGATTCTGTAAGTCTCCATTTATTACAAGGATCATTGGATGAAAAACTGTCAAATGGAGATCTTTCAGTTGATGTGGAAGATGCTATCCCACATGTGGATgcagaagaaatgaaagaaaacacaaagaattTTGAAATTGGGAATACAGCTGATGATATTGCTGTACCATGTACTGAGGATCATATAGATGGAGATGGGGATTTGGTGAATACTTTGAATGTAGAACCAAGTCCTCCTTCTATGAAAGGTACTGCAGCTGAAGAAGAGGTAAGTGAAAAGATAAGctttatagaaaaagagaaaattgctGATAATACTACAATACCATTTACTGGGGATTGTATAGATGCATATACAGATTTGGAAAGTACTGTTAATGTAAATGAAAGTAATTTAGAACCAAGCTGTAACTCTATGCAAAGTACAGTAActgaagacaaaaatatattggAAATAAGTTTTACCCCATTGAAGAGAAGTACTCCAAGAACAAGCcttgttcctcttccccaaAATTATCTCTGTGAAAATGAGAACTCATTCGATGTAAGTCACCATTCTCCAAAAGACAGTAATATCTCTGACATAAAGCACAATCAACAaagatgttctgtttctccaaataagGATAAAATCTGTTTACAAGTTAACCCTTCTTTGCTAGCAGAGCATGGTCCTGATGTAGAGCAGAACTCCATAGTAACAATCCAAGATTACCATAAAAAGCATGGCCTCTCTGAAGATAATGCCTCCACAGAGTTAAACAACACTTGCAAAAAACACCATCTTACTAGTGATGTAATGTTATCAGAAACAGACAATGCACCATGTAACTCTGCTTCTACATTAATTAAGAAAAGTGTCAGTATCCAGGGTTCACTAATTAAGAAAAGTGTCAGTGTCCAGGTGAACCCAAGAAAACTTGGAATCCTCACCACCAAGTGGGTTCAGGTGAAGGGGCCTCGGCTAACAGAAGTAGGGGTACAGGCAGATGCCTTACCAAGTTATGAAATAGAACGAGCTGAGAATTTTGATGCCCAAATTGCTGTCAGTGGATGTGCTGGCCCCTTCCCCAAAGTATTTGCTGACAAGGAGGTGCAGACtattatacagaaaaaaagagacaagaattCCCAGACTAGTGAGGTGGACTTGAAGGAAGAGAATCAGTCATCACAACCATTATGGAACATCATTTCACTGTCAGGTTTgcccaaaagaaagaaaaatagtgcaCCTGGAAAAAAACCCAAGATGAAAAGTATAGctgttgatgataatgaaaagaagaatgcCTTAGATAATGGCCTTGAAGATAGCAATGCAGAAAAGTCTAttacaaaaggaaagagactTTTCCATGGTCATCCTATGGTGAAGGGCAAAATGGCTAAGCCAGTTGAGATTCCTCTTGATGCTGTGGTAAGCTTGCAAGATCCTGCTTTTCAGGATCCAAGGCTAATATCAAATTAA
- the LOC135114821 gene encoding uncharacterized protein LOC135114821 isoform X2: MRRAYCSTTPWTQWLLLASVRILHGHGTPTLDSVSLHLLQGSLDEKLSNGDLSVDVEDAIPHVDAEEMKENTKNFEIGNTADDIAVPCTEDHIDGDGDLVNTLNVEPSPPSMKGTAAEEEVSEKISFIEKEKIADNTTIPFTGDCIDAYTDLESTVNVNESNLEPSCNSMQSTVTEDKNILEISFTPLKRSTPRTSLVPLPQNYLCENENSFDVSHHSPKDSNISDIKHNQQRCSVSPNKDKICLQVNPSLLAEHGPDVEQNSIVTIQDYHKKHGLSEDNASTELNNTCKKHHLTSDVMLSETDNAPCNSASTLIKKSVSIQGSLIKKSVSVQVNPRKLGILTTKWVQVKGPRLTEVGVQADALPSYEIERAENFDAQIAVSGCAGPFPKVFADKEVQTIIQKKRDKNSQTSEVDLKEENQSSQPLWNIISLSGLPKRKKNSAPGKKPKMKSIAVDDNEKKNALDNGLEDSNAEKSITKGKRLFHGHPMVKGKMAKPVEIPLDAVVSLQDPAFQDPRLISN; the protein is encoded by the coding sequence ATGAGACGAGCTTACTGCTCCACCACTCCATGGACTCAATGGCTCCTCCTTGCCTCTGTCAGAATCCTGCATGGCCATGGAACTCCTACATTGGATTCTGTAAGTCTCCATTTATTACAAGGATCATTGGATGAAAAACTGTCAAATGGAGATCTTTCAGTTGATGTGGAAGATGCTATCCCACATGTGGATgcagaagaaatgaaagaaaacacaaagaattTTGAAATTGGGAATACAGCTGATGATATTGCTGTACCATGTACTGAGGATCATATAGATGGAGATGGGGATTTGGTGAATACTTTGAATGTAGAACCAAGTCCTCCTTCTATGAAAGGTACTGCAGCTGAAGAAGAGGTAAGTGAAAAGATAAGctttatagaaaaagagaaaattgctGATAATACTACAATACCATTTACTGGGGATTGTATAGATGCATATACAGATTTGGAAAGTACTGTTAATGTAAATGAAAGTAATTTAGAACCAAGCTGTAACTCTATGCAAAGTACAGTAActgaagacaaaaatatattggAAATAAGTTTTACCCCATTGAAGAGAAGTACTCCAAGAACAAGCcttgttcctcttccccaaAATTATCTCTGTGAAAATGAGAACTCATTCGATGTAAGTCACCATTCTCCAAAAGACAGTAATATCTCTGACATAAAGCACAATCAACAaagatgttctgtttctccaaataagGATAAAATCTGTTTACAAGTTAACCCTTCTTTGCTAGCAGAGCATGGTCCTGATGTAGAGCAGAACTCCATAGTAACAATCCAAGATTACCATAAAAAGCATGGCCTCTCTGAAGATAATGCCTCCACAGAGTTAAACAACACTTGCAAAAAACACCATCTTACTAGTGATGTAATGTTATCAGAAACAGACAATGCACCATGTAACTCTGCTTCTACATTAATTAAGAAAAGTGTCAGTATCCAGGGTTCACTAATTAAGAAAAGTGTCAGTGTCCAGGTGAACCCAAGAAAACTTGGAATCCTCACCACCAAGTGGGTTCAGGTGAAGGGGCCTCGGCTAACAGAAGTAGGGGTACAGGCAGATGCCTTACCAAGTTATGAAATAGAACGAGCTGAGAATTTTGATGCCCAAATTGCTGTCAGTGGATGTGCTGGCCCCTTCCCCAAAGTATTTGCTGACAAGGAGGTGCAGACtattatacagaaaaaaagagacaagaattCCCAGACTAGTGAGGTGGACTTGAAGGAAGAGAATCAGTCATCACAACCATTATGGAACATCATTTCACTGTCAGGTTTgcccaaaagaaagaaaaatagtgcaCCTGGAAAAAAACCCAAGATGAAAAGTATAGctgttgatgataatgaaaagaagaatgcCTTAGATAATGGCCTTGAAGATAGCAATGCAGAAAAGTCTAttacaaaaggaaagagactTTTCCATGGTCATCCTATGGTGAAGGGCAAAATGGCTAAGCCAGTTGAGATTCCTCTTGATGCTGTGGTAAGCTTGCAAGATCCTGCTTTTCAGGATCCAAGGCTAATATCAAATTAA
- the LOC135114824 gene encoding LOW QUALITY PROTEIN: sarcosine dehydrogenase, mitochondrial-like (The sequence of the model RefSeq protein was modified relative to this genomic sequence to represent the inferred CDS: deleted 1 base in 1 codon), producing MTAPLGRCGRMLAPVSSLRMGVRTCSHIGEGIPYQKTMKDKKGSSSGGSVPEYADVVVVGGGSLGCNTLYHLAKLGATNTVLLEAHKLTAGTTWHTAGLLWRLRPNDTEIALINTTREMLCRLEEETGINPGWINNGGLFIASSEKRLKEYQRLQTVGRVTGVESYILGPTETRDLYPLMNVKDITGTLYCPGDGTMDPAGLCQALTRWATQAGARVFEECPVTEIRTQETLLGGRRVTEVHTPRGIIKTNAVVNATGCWANDIAGLVGVEVPLTPMKHAYVVTEKIPGIENMPNVRDHDASVYLRLQGDALSVGGYEVNPIFLDRLDKDFSFGLYELDWDVFGAHIEGAINRVPVLESTGIKSTVCGPESFTPDHKPVMGEDPNVEGFFHCAGFNSSGMMLGGGCGDQMARWVLHGRPDLDMFGYDIRRYHPPLNNNKAWVAARSHESYAKNYSIVFPHDEPLAGRGQRKSAVHQELENAGCVFQERHGWERPGWFASSPMPVLPYDWYGAYETTPPHAEDPYKALLFNDYTFDFPSHHSQIHQECLACRERVAIFDMSYFGKYFLTGPDAQKAADWIFSANMARQPGATIYTCMLNAKGGVEADLTVSVCEGGSGSACDPAFEGRGFYLAAGGAAALQNLAHVTKEIRKNKWNVSLLDHTDDMSLLSVQGRHSRTILQELTPDDLGNDSFPFSSHKVITVAGHTVRALRVSFVGELGWELHVPNESAAAVYHAVMEAGKPWGITNAGYRAIDSLSCEKGYRHWHGDVRPDDTPLEAGLAFTCKLKTDTNFLGRVAVERQKAEGIKRKLVTLTLQDSTQPLWGLEAIVRDGQIVGYARRAEYAFALGRAIAYGYVNRPEGGAVNKEFLSTGRWHLESMGVSLPATVHLRPPFDPKNLRLKGDYEYVIETERSSALVS from the exons ATGACAGCGCCTCTGGGAAGGTGTGGGCGTATGCTGGCGCCCGTGAGCAGCCTACGAATGGGCGTAAGGACGTGCAGCCACATCGGTGAAGGCATACCTTACCAAAAGACGATGAAG GATAAGAAAGGTTCGTCATCTGGTGGCAGCGTGCCCGAGTATgctgacgtggtggtggtgggcggcgggTCTCTGGGGTGCAACACCCTGTACCATCTGGCGAAGCTCGGAGCCACCAATACTGTGTTGCTGGAAGCCCATAAACTcacggcag GCACCACCTGGCACACCGCGGGGCTGCTATGGCGTCTGCGGCCTAATGACACGGAGATCGCCCTCATCAACACCACGCGAGAGATGCTGTGTCgcctggaggaggagacggGCATCAACCCAGGATGGATCAACAATGGAGGGCTCTTCATAGCTTCCAGCGAG AAGAGGCTGAAGGAGTACCAGCGGCTGCAGACGGTGGGGCGCGTG ACGGGTGTGGAGAGTTACATCCTGGGGCCTACAGAGACCCGAGACCTGTACCCACTCATGAACGTGAAAGATATTACGGGCACTCTCTACTGCCCTGGTGACG GCACAATGGATCCTGCAGGGCTGTGCCAAGCCCTGACAAGATGGGCCACGCAGGCGGGGGCGCGGGTTTTCGAGGAATGCCCTGTCACGGAGATCAGAACCCAGGAGACACTGCTTGGTGGGCGGCGCGTGACAGAGGTGCACACTCCACGCGGTATCATCAAGACCAACGCTGTTGTCAACGCTACAG GTTGCTGGGCGAACGACATAGCAGGACTGGTGGGCGTGGAGGTGCCCCTGACGCCCATGAAACACGCTTATGTGGTCACGGAAAAGATACCAGGTATTGAAAACATGCCAAACGTTCGTGATCATGACGCGTCGGTGTATCTCCGTCTGCAGGGTGACGCGCTGTCTGTCGGCGGCTACGAGGTCAACCCGATCTTCCTAgacagg CTCGACAAGGACTTCTCATTTGGTCTCTACGAGTTGGACTGGGATGTATTTGGTGCTCACATCGAAGGAGCCATCAACCGTGTCCCAGTGCTCGAGAGCACGGGTATCAAGTCGACGGTCTGTGGTCCCGAGTCCTTCACGCCTGACCACAAACCTGTCATGG GAGAAGACCCGAATGTGGAGGGGTTCTTCCACTGCGCCGGGTTCAACAGCAGCGGCATGATGCTTGGGGGAGGATGCGGAGACCAGATGGCGCGCTGGGTGCTGCACGGGCGACCGGATCTTGATATGTTCGGTTATGACATCCGCCGCTACCATCCAccactcaacaacaacaaggcttGGGTCGCGGCGAGGTCCCATGAATCTTATGCCAAGAATTACAGCATTGTCTTTCCCCATGATGAGCCTCTGGCAGGACGAGGCCAGCGCAAGTCGGCTGTTCATCAG GAGCTGGAGAATGCAGGCTGTGTTTTCCAGGAGCGCCACGGCTGGGAGCGGCCGGGCTGGTTTGCCTCCTCCCCAATGCCTGTACTTCCCTATGACTGGTATGGAGCCTATGAGACAACGCCGCCCCATGCAGAGGACCCATACAAAGCTCTCCTCTTCAATGACTATACTTTTGACTTCCCCTCTCACCACTCTCAG ATTCATCAGGAGTGTCTTGCATGTCGGGAACGTGTAGCTATCTTCGACATGTCCTATTTTGGAAAGTACTTCCTGACAGGACCTGATGCTCAGAAAGCTGCAGACTGGATCTTTTCTGCCAACATGGCCCGACAACCTGGAGCCACCATATACACCTGTATGCTCAATGCCAAGGGTGGTGTGGAGGCTGATCTTACTGTA agtgtgtgtgaagggggCAGTGGGTCTGCATGTGATCCTGCCTTTGAGGGTCGTGGGTTTTACCTCGCGGCAGGTGGAGCGGCAGCACTGCAGAACCTTGCACACGTCACGAAGGAGATCCGGAAGAATAAATGGAACGTCTCCCTCCTGGATCACACAGATGACATGTCACTGCTGTCCGTGCAGGGCCGCCACAGCCGCACCATCCTGCAGGAGCTGACGCCAGATGACCTTGGAAATgactctttccccttttcctcacaCAAGGTTATCACCGTTGCTGGCCACACCGTCCGTGCCCTCAGAGTCTCCTTTGTTGGGGAacttg GCTGGGAGTTGCATGTGCCAAATGAGTCAGCGGCAGCTGTGTACCATGCTGTGATGGAAGCGGGCAAACCGTGGGGCATCACTAATGCTGGCTACCGTGCCATTGACTCTCTGTCATGTGAGAAAGGTTACCGGCACTGGCATGGTGATGTCCGTCCTGATGACACACCCCTGGAGGCTGGCCTTGCCTTTACCTGCAAACTGAAGACTGACACCAACTTCTTGGGACGAGTTGCTGTGGAACGTCAGAAGGCCGAGGGTATTAAGAGGAAGCTGGTGACGCTGACACTGCAAGATAGCACACAGCCTCTGTGGGGGCTGGAGGCCATTGTGCGTGATGGCCAGATTGTGGGCTATGCGCG